One region of Astyanax mexicanus isolate ESR-SI-001 chromosome 15, AstMex3_surface, whole genome shotgun sequence genomic DNA includes:
- the LOC103043436 gene encoding legumain-like translates to MSERTAKQWVLLAAGSRGWINYRHQADVCHAYQMVHQHGIPDEQVVVMMYDDIANNEENPNPGEIINKPNGTNVYPGVLKDYTGDDVSASNFLAVLCGDEAAVNKQNTGAKKVLKSNENDVIFVFLSDHGNKGIFAFPRGYLYASDLMATIKEMAERQQFSKMVIYIESCCSGSMIEHLPQNMQVYGVSASSPSQSHCACFYDEERFTFLAGEFTACWLFHCHTSDFTRTTLQDQFVHLREMITQSTPYQYGNNELSKMFLCTFLGSSSQTADSKPTESFTLTHLTPSCEVPLIILKNKIQRETDPERREALQRDYHKKIQTRAKIERTMQDIAKLASPEVGTMPLKDRNPLTGLNNMKDVAEHFRLTFSEWCEEQDDGFVLSCMHVFATLLESGVEVARIKEAVSYVNSSEH, encoded by the exons ATGAGTGAGAGAACAGCCAAGCAGTGGGTTCTTCTGGCTGCTGGTTCCAGGGGCTGGATAAATTACAGACATCAG GCTGATGTGTGTCATGCCTATCAGATGGTTCACCAGCATGGTATTCCAGATGAgcaggtggtggtgatgatgtatGATGATATAGCGAACAATGAAga GAACCCAAATCCAGGTGAAATCATTAACAAGCCCAACGGAACCAATGTCTACCCAGGAGTACTGAAGGACTACACTGGAGAC GATGTTTCAGCCAGCAACTTCCTGGCTGTGCTTTGTGGAGATGAAGCAGCTGTTAATAAACAGAACACAGGAGCAAAGAAAGTCTTGAAAAG TAATGAAAACGACGTGATTTTCGTCTTCCTCTCAGATCACGGGAATAAAGGAATATTTGCCTTTCCCAGGGGTTAT CTTTATGCATCTGACCTTATGGCCACTATAAAAGAGATGGCAGAACGCCAGCAGTTCTCAAAG ATGGTGATTTATATAGAAAGCTGCTGTTCTGGATCCATGATTGAACATCTCCCACAAAACATGCAGG TTTACGGAGTTTCTGCCTCCAGCCCCTCTCAATCCCACTGCGCCTGTTTCTATGATGAAGAAAGATTTACGTTTCTCGCTGGAGAATTCACTGCATGTTGGCTTTTCCACTGTCATACt TCTGACTTTACCAGAACCACCCTCCAGGATCAGTTTGTGCATTTGCGAGAGATGATCACCCAGTCTACTCCTTATCAGTACGGTAACAAC GAGCTTAGCAAAATGTTCCTCTGCACATTTTTGGGCTCTTCGTCTCAGACAGCAGATTCTAAACCAACTGAATCCTTCACACTAACTCACCTCACACCATCCTGTGAGGTTCCACTGATCATCCTAAAGAACAAAATTCAGAGAGAAACAGACCCAGAGAGAAGAGAAGCTCTACAGCGAGACTACCACAAGAAGATCCAG acgAGAGCTAAGATTGAAAGGACGATGCAAGACATTGCTAAGCTTGCCTCTCCTGAAGTTGGCACCATGCCTTTAAAGGACAGAAATCCACTTACTGGACTGAACAATATGAAAGATGTAGCAGAACATTTCAGATTGACCTTCAGTGAGTGGTGTGAGGAGCAG GATGATGGATTTGTCCTGTCTTGTATGCATGTATTTGCAACTCTTTTGGAGTCTGGAGTGGAGGTTGCCAG gattaaaGAAGCTGTAAGTTATGTGAACTCCAGTGAGCACTGA